From Malus sylvestris chromosome 1, drMalSylv7.2, whole genome shotgun sequence:
TCTTTGTTGAGGCAATTGTCAAAGTATTAGCATACAGAAGGAATGATCTTATCATAAATCGACCTAAACCATTAGAGAATTACCAAGAACTAAATACTTTAGAGCACTTAAATTCTAGGAGTCGGGATTGAAAGTGACACCCGTCCAGCCAAAAGataattttaagaaaaatacCTTCAAATAAGTTACACAGAAGCTTCTGCAAGAAGAGTAAATTGGTTGATGGCtgaaccattcaaagaagctgTTCAAAATCAGGCTGTAAACTACAGGTTAATCAACAGTTACAATGAGCAAATTAATGTGAATCAGTACCTGACTCAAATGTTTGCTACTATTTCTAACAAACATCACATATTGCCTATAACAGGTGGTTGAATTGTCCATCAATATGCCTTTCAGATGagatcaacattataaaacaacaGTTTGTTGTAAGTCTCCACTATCGCAGAATCGAAATCACAACCAACTTGGGTTTATTGTTCTTGTGATCACTCGAATTTCCACTCCTAGCTGATCTGACCTTTTGTAGTTCATAAATATACATTTGACACCAGATTCTTGACTGCTaaaacattgttgaatatataGTTTCATCACAATCTAAAGCTTTTGCTAAACTGTGTCAAGAGTCGACCCAAATCAGCCTACACCATGCATCTCACTGAACCTCCTTTATTCCTTTCACACACTTCTACCCAACAAGTCCTGATATAACCtccctttcttcttttcatgCTTGTCTCGCAACAATTCCTTATATGCCTGGTAACTATCTATAAAACATTCCAGTCCAATTATCCTTCTTGGGGATATGCATGGGAAGCCTGTGCAAAAAGTATTCTAATTTAAAACATTGATTTTGAACTGGGTTCTTAGCAAGATCAAAAAGAATTAAGATACTAAATCACAATCTTCACTTTTACGACATACAAGCCATATGTCCTAAGACATTTAATGTCTTTGCTCTATCATCGTCAACATTCTAACTATTAATTAAGCCACAAACACACTGGAAACAGGGTAAGAACAATGTTGTGGCATTGTCTAACAATACGAATTTTCCAACTAAAATTAGAAATTGTACTCGTAATCAAAGGAGCAAAATTGTGACAATGACCAACAACATTAGAGAAACCTAAAGTAAATATCAAAAAGGCAAATTCATAACCATTTCTTTCAATACTTCTTAACATACACATATAACCATTGCGACTGAACCTCATTTGTCAACCTCCATTGCTTGGGCGGCTTTAGCCTTATTCAGCGCCGTCATTTTGGTCTTGAACTTTTTCTTGCCTACTTTAAAACCTCcacccttctttttcttctcattaCCATCAACCTGTTGTACATAATTTAGTTAAAAACAAACTCTCCGCGAAGGTTTacttaaaggtcgtacccagtgcacaaggctcccgctttacgcagggtctgggagaggggaatgtcggctagccttacccccatttatggagaggctgctcccaagtctcgaacccgagacctaccgcttatgggcgaaggcacttgccatcgcacaccaagtgcgacctaTCCGCGAAGGTTTacttaaaggtcgtacccagtgcacaaggctcccactttacgcagggtctaggAGAGgggaatgtcggctagccttaccccatttatggagaggctgctcccaagtctcgaacccgagacctaccgcttatgggcgaaggcacttacCATCGCACACCAAGTGAGACCTATCCGCGAAGGtttacttataaaaaaaaaaaaaagaggataaATCTTTATTCCAAAAATGACCGCAAGTCTATATAATACAACAGAGGGAAAGTTGATTTCACAAACATTCGTTAAAAATTAAAGCAATCACCCAACTCTTATATTGTTCTACTGGGGAACTCTAATTAGTCTCCTACCTACAAATTAATGAAAACCCGCGTAAAATTGAACAATTTCCGATTTCAAAGTTAGTACTTTTCATAAACCCAATCAACCAAAAGTAGCTAAtagttcaacaaaaaaaaaaacccaacagatTATACAGAGAGGGAAAAACTCACTTTCATCTTGCTCTTCTTTGCCTGAAgcttctttgccttcttttctctttcttctttctctcctaattaaattacagataaaatttgaatatacatatacacgacaaatatatataggaatctagagagagattagagagagacagagtgagaaagagagagagagagagagagagagggggggattACTTTTGAGTTCGAATTCATGCTGCCTTTTTCTACGAGCTAGATCGTTCTTCTTCGACATTTTTCTCTCACACACCTCTCCCACTCTGAATCGCTGAAAAAACAAAGAACCACTAAACCCTAATCCAGGCGGAGGAGAGATGTTTTAAAGAGGGACTATTGAATATTTCAATTACAAATGTACCCGCTCAATTTTGTGCTTCTTCACTTTGGTcctccatcttttttttttgacccAAATCTTCCACCctttaagggtatttttggaCGGATTGAATTGCAAACAAgacttccaattttcattctAAAAAATTCAGAATTGAAGTAATCTCGAAATCGTAACATAATTCGAAAATTCTTAtattttataagtttttaaaTATTCTTAAACATTTTTATATAAGCAAtttattgctttttttttcatattccGTATGTGCCTATGTATAATCTAATTAATTTTGTATATActgatatattatatttatcTTTTTAGCATAGTGTATGGTTAACATAAAATAAcgaataaaatacaaaaaattaatcacacaataaataaatttagtaaataaatataaaaattctgATCGAAAATAAGGAATtctcaaaatttataaataggTACAAATGCCCATTCCAACTTTtatgaaatatatatttagatTCAAAATCTTTTGGGCTCGGATCGAAAATTTTAATGACAGAATCGAAAACTCTATTCCAACTTGTACTCTAGACGAATCAATTTGCGGTGATTGGCTGCGGGCTTTCTTCTGTGGCCCAAATAAATGTGCAGTTTCTTGGcccttaaaattttaattctcttttTGGGCCGTAAGTGGTTTCATGAGTCGTAATATTTTACGAAAATCCCAGGACCTTCAAGATTATAGTTCTTTCCTCACTAGAGTTCTGAAGCTATTTCAAAAGCTTCCATCTTCCATCGCTCAGCGTGAGGGAGGGAATGTTGGATTGGATCAAGACGCAGAGAGCGGAAGAACCCAGTAAAAGGTTATTAATTTGGTTCAATCGACAAGTTTTAATTTcagggttttgggcttttggaatCTGGATCGTGGATTCGTGGGTCGTGCTGTTTCTGTCGATTTCAGCTTCGCCAAGCTGCCTCAGGTGCAAGTATTTGATCTTCGAAGTCCCGGCATTGCAGATGATTGTCATCCAAAGAGAGACTATAATTTTGGATACAGAAATCGGCCCATTAATCAGGTAGTTATAAGGAGGCGAAATAGAATTCCAAATTTCTGGAAATAGTACGTTTTGATTCTGGTTATTGATgagatgttttttatttttctgtttagGGTTCTTTTGATTGCATTGAAATGTGGCTGTAATGATCGTTGAATTCCCTCAACCGGCTAGTATCGAATCGTATCGAATTCTGCGTGTATGGACTCTGTTTGAATGCTCGCAAAGTTATGTGGGTATTGGAAATTCAGTTTGGAACTGAGAATTTGGAGTTGTTTTATATGTCGGTTATGAGTTTGACAAAATATTTGGCCCTTTTCTGTACTGAAATCCGATGACCTGAAAGTATGGAATGAGTTGGTGCGCAAACTCCGAATACCTGAACGCACGAAACAATTTGTTTACGCAGCTCGTTAGCCTGAAACTCAGTCTGTAATTTACGTACTTTCTGCTCAAAGTTTATCAGAGTGGTCAGCAACGGATGCTGATTGTCTAATTAGGGAGATTAGACCTGATGCTGTCATTGCCCAGGTGGGTCATTCAACTCTGACTGAAATTCAATCCGAAGAAAGTGTATTATGTGATGGTTTTGATAAATCATTTTCCACTTCAACGTTACGAGTTCTCAAACGATGTTTTTTAGAGGAGGTTAACAAGGAGAGGTATGAAGATATTGAAGGAAACTTGgttttacaaaagatttttGGGGTTGGTGTTGGAACCCCCAGTCCCACATCGGacagagggagaagagaaaAGTGTTTTAAATAGAAATACCCATTTCTAACTAACATCGaggttttttgtgataaaaccccacacctgaggattgtgcaggtggttaagtggggataGTATCGATGTTGTTAGAGTGGGCTCTCGGCCCGTCGATCTGAAAATttccacatggtatcagagccaggagGCGGGCCCGTACTGCCACGTGATTGGGGGTGGGTCCCCGTTGGCCCCGCGTGATTGTCCACGTAGGCCAAAGATGCCATGTGTTTGGGTGGGTCCCCATTGGCCCCGCGTGATTGGGTGAGTCCAGACTTGGCTCCACGTGATTGGGGGTGGGTCCCGTTGGCCCCGCGTGATTGTCCACGTAGGCCAAAGATGCCATGTGTTTGGGTGGGTCCCCATTGGCCCCGCGTGATTGGGTGAGTCCAgacttggctccacgtggttacCGATGTGTGGAAATTCACGTGTGACCCATAAGTGGGGTCTCACGTGCGGGGAGTGTTGGAACCCCCAGTCTCACCCTTGGacagagggagaagagaaaagtgctttaaatagaaatacccctctctaactaacatcgaggccttttgtgataaaacctcacacctgaggattgtgcaggtggttaaatGGAGACAGTATCAATGTTTTTAGAGTGGGCTCTCGGCCCGTCGACTTGAAAATTTCCACAGTTGGTTTTCATGGACATTTTTTGGCAGCCAAGAGGGTGGCTCAGGGGTTGGATCATCATTCTTGGTGCTTGAATTGCCATTTGTAAAAAGTTCTGGTGCGGTGAATACCCCAGGTGAACTTGAAGCAGTGAGCAAGTTCCAGGGTTTACTTAGTGGCTTGGTTCCACAGAAAGTGGGTTTAGTTGCTGCGTCAAGTTCGATGAGGTTATACATACAATCACAGATGATCCAATTATGAGGCCCCACAGTTTGCTCAGTCGATTTATCCATTTCTTTTGGATCTACATAATATTTTTTCTGATCTCCCAGCAATGGGAAAGGCTCTAGCTAATGCTAAAAGATGCTCTACGATGTGAACAGAGGTGAAGCTGTAGATACCAATGTTATATCTGAAGTCTATGCCTTTCGGATTGCAGTCGAGGGGCTCAGAATTTCTCTGAACAATGCTGGTCGCCTTCCCGTTAATAAAATAAGGGAGCCGTCTTAAATCAGGTTGAGCTTTCGGATCTTCCAGTTGAGGACAAGTCACATGCTCTGCTGGTAGAGGCCCTTCGTGGCCAGACTAAGAAGTTCAAGACCATAGTGGCAGTAGTGGATGCTAGTGTCTTAGCAAGTCTTAGAAAACACTGGAAAACTGTTGTGCTTTGGCCTGTTATCTCACCAACTTATAAACCCACAGttgaacaatttaaaatataagaaataaagacaccaagagaattacgaggttcggcaaaaacctgcctacgtccccggagagatattgctcttcactatgagaataactagTACAAAATATACATGAGTTAAATTGACATAACCCAAACCCCAATCTCTTGTACACTCACAGAATTTTtccaagagcctcactctccccaagagtttctcactctcactctattttcttttccGTCTGTGTTTTCCGGAtgcactccttctttcttcacACTCGGAAAGCATTCCTTTTATATCCAATGCAAGCAATTCCTTGCATTTAAATAAAGGCCATCATTTTCATCCCCCAGCTTCCATGATGATTATGTCTCCAAAGTAAAAAGCAAACCTTGCTTTTCCTTTATCATTCCACACGCCACCTTCACGTGAAGAATGCAAATGGAAAACATAAAGTAGACTTTTTTCATGCATAGAAAGCATACATATTTACGTGCaaataaacacaaaaacaacactTTGCTACAACCATTTCCCTGTAGCACATAAAGCTAAACTATCAAAATTGTTGCCAACTCAAACtatgagccaatcacaacaaaaaCTCATGTCCCTTTAGAGGTCAAGGAAATGGTTGGAAAGCTTGTTActgattgtgagggtgaggggggAATGTCAAATGATACTGACAGGAAAAACTGCTAACTGATAAACTTTGGTGGCCGTAGGGGCAGGGGCAACAGCAGTTTTAGGAGCATCTTCACTCTCCAAAGCTGCGACACTCAAATTTCCTGCTTCAACCTTGATGAAAGTTAAACTCTTTCAAAGCCAAACCCATAAGACGATGGGATTTGCTCTTAGTAAGACGCTTGGCCCCTCAAAAATGGTAGCTCCAGGTGTCAAATCAACAACTTTACTGAAAGCAACTGCTTCTGCTGAGAAGATCCGGGTGGCTGCCCATAGTGTTAAAGCTGCTGCAGAGAAGACTAGCTTTTCAGCCATGAGAACAGCATTCTATCAAATAATGAGGAAACGGCATATCCGGAAAATTGGTGTCCAACCGTGGGCTACCTTTGGGTGTAGTATTGCAACTTGTGCCAGATTGGTTGAGTACGGAGATGGGATTGAATGTGCTGCTGAATCTCTACCTGCAGCTCCATCAACTGCCAGTTTGGGTCGCGGGATTCAAAGTTTACACCTGGCATCTCAGGAAATAGCACGGAGAGATAGCatgaaattactaaaatctaTTGAGTCCCTCATGTACAGATTGAAGAAAGTCAGAACTCAGTAGTAAGAATGCAATTCTTATCTTATTTGTATACTAGTCGTTGCTCTTTTCAAAGTGGTTGATGGATAAAAGTAAGAGCTCATGGAACTTACTGTAAATGTAGAGTTTATAACAATCTTCGTAGAAAACTGAAAGAAAAAGTGTCTAGAGCAGGGGTTCTGTGTATCGTCATTTGTGTGTTTTCCCTGTTCTGTATTGGGAATCTGTTTCTAGAAATAGAAGCCTATACGCAAATTTTGCAGGACCCTTTTCGAGTTTATTGTAAGCATTGTGAGTTCTTTTGGCCAGAGTTAGCTTAAAAAAAATGGCGGTGAATACATTTATATGTGAACAAAGAGttgtctctatatatatatatatatatttgagcaATACACATGCAATCTCACAAACCTAGTACTCCTCTCTCACACGCTTTGGTACTGATCTTTGATTGCAAATTATATGTATTGTACTCTGTAACATATATTAACAATTGTAAAGAAATTCTGAACCTTTAGTTTGAGAAAAACAATAGTGAGAGCTGCTATCTGGGTCCCAAACTGAAAGTGGGATAACCTTGGAGGAAGTTTGAAAAAGCGTCCAATTCGTCGAAGAAATAGGGGCTTTCAGTCTGATGTTGATTGGGATCTCAGAGAGACTGAAATGGATTCTAATGACATTGACCGAAACATCGAAATCAAGGTGAGTTTCACACTGTCGTAGGCTGTATCATTCATTGTTTTGTGCCTGTTTCTCTTTGCTTTACTGTTTTTTGCTCTGTTTTGGGAGATTCATGTGGTGCCTATTAAGGTTATCGTTTCTGTAGAAATATATTTCTCATTTCTTATTTAGTGTCTGGTGGTTGTTTGGCAAGCAGGTGCAGTTCACGTACAAGCAAAGGTGGAGTCTTGAGTAGAACAAATCCATGTAAACACAGTAATTTCCTGCttatggtttaatttgtgttaatATGGTGCTTAACAAACACTGTGTTGATATAGTTAAAAGTAAAATCACATTCGTTGGAGTTCATTTATCTTTGTGAACAACTTTTTCGTACAAGTGATATTGGAATTGAACTCAGGAATTTGGGTGCTAGAATCTCGTTTCAGCTTTTGTTTTTTACATGCAGCGCATCGTCGAAGACggacatcattctggtgggttCATGGATTTGTATCTCAACATTTTGTGTCCAAAAGATTCATATATTGACCAACTTCTCAAAGATGCTCAACTCAAATTATTTGTATCTACctgtattttcttttatttttatagtaattTTAAGGACAAatcaagtttttttattttttttttaacaaatgatattatctgcACTATGAAAGTGAATTGAATATGAAAtcttttacttataagtgaaaataaataccgttagatcgtagtactaagtgacataaTAAATCGAGATTAAATTAAATCGTACGGGGCGCacttttttagtttttggtaTAGAAACGGCGCCGTAACGATAGCAAATGATGAAAAAGTCTCAACTTCAGTCGGCCGTTGGCCACTTGGCCCCACTCCCATTCATTCCAAACAACAAGAttcaattcaaatatctcaCCAATAAACTCCACACCATTGGCCCAGCTAATGTAAAACAAAGGAAATTTAGCAAGCTGGTCAAAATCTtcacaattaaataaatacaagaatgatttaattggaacttAGTTTAATATCCTTGACTCTTGTGATGTTTTTGATAGATTGATGCTAGATTTGTTtctatataaataataaataaaaacaaacagtGTTAGCAACTCGGATTTTTGAGCCATTTTTTCAACTATCACGTTCTTTTTTCTCTGATTTTTTTTCGATTTGGGTTTTGTTTAGAATTCAAATTCTGGGGTTTGTGAGGCAAAAAGGTTGGATCTTGTGAGGATTTTGATCCGATCAAGAAAGGGAGGATAAAGACGTAGAGTGAAAGTAACCCAGAAAAAGGGTTTTGAGCATTGGAGAAGCAGCTGAAAGGTTtaacaacttttgtttttgggtcatCTGAAAAAGTGCTTATTGAGTTTCGGTGCTTATAGCTTTTCTGGTGAGCTGTGAAGGTTCTGCTTtactgggttttgggttttggtgttTTCAGCTTCCCCAAGTTGGTTGAGGTACTGAAAGAACTTTTAAAGCTGTTTCTGGTTCATTTCATTATTTTCTAGTACTAGTTTAGTGGATAGAGAGAAAATGCTAATgcccaaatatatatttatagtcgAGTTTATTTTTCGGTCTTATGATTCTAAGGAAATGAGATTCAACAGATGACTTCTATTTCGATAAATTTTCAGGAGGTTTTGAAGTTTAGTGGGCGAGAAGTCAGAGGAATCTGGATTTAGTTGAGGTTGGTTTTCTTTAGAGGCAGAGATTGAAAAAGGGACTTGTGGTTTAAATTGACACCGTGGCATTGAGATGGGGGGTCAATGCTTCAAATTCATACCATGTTGCTGGAATTCACAAATGAAGGCAGCGGTTCTCGAAACTCCTGACATTGGTGGGTTAAAATATGACTTTTCTTGGCTGTTTTGATGTAGAAGCAGATCGTATCTGATGCTTGTGGATTGTTCTCCTTTAACAGATAATGAGGAGAAGAGCGAGGTTGATAACTTACCTGCATTTCGTGAATTCACATTTGAGCAACTTAAAAAGGCAACATCTGGTTTTGCCGTGGAGTATATTGTGTCTGAGCAAGGAGAGAAGGCTCCAAATATTGTTTATAAAGGGAAACTTGAAAATCAGAAGAGAATTGCTGTTAAGCGCTTCAATAGGATGGCCTGGCCCGATGCTCAGCAATTTTTGGTAGGCATACTTTTATGTATCATAAAACTCTAAACCAGATGCTTTGGTGACGAAAACTAGTCTACATTTTCTGCAGAACTATTGTTTCTATCTTTATGTTTTACACTAATGTAATTTTCTGTTGGGATCTTATGTGGTTTTGCAATTCTGGTCATAGGGTGCTTTT
This genomic window contains:
- the LOC126631884 gene encoding uncharacterized protein LOC126631884 — its product is MSKKNDLARRKRQHEFELKREKEEREKKAKKLQAKKSKMKVDGNEKKKKGGGFKVGKKKFKTKMTALNKAKAAQAMEVDK